One segment of Triticum aestivum cultivar Chinese Spring chromosome 2A, IWGSC CS RefSeq v2.1, whole genome shotgun sequence DNA contains the following:
- the LOC123190053 gene encoding uncharacterized protein → MRTGGGVQRAVVDLLSIVRASNRCRCQQQEARAEIPLWGRRRPRKAPAAPLNEKPAADDDSSEGIASPDTTLAFPEDDEAAATDDEAKASAQDKWPRWSYRPPRLPMSWVRRRMANGKHRRLTTPTPQV, encoded by the exons ATGCGCACGGGAGGAGGAGTTCAGCGAGCTGTTGTGGACCTGCTGTCCATCGTGCGGGCCAGCAACCGCTGCCGCTGCCAGCAGCAGGAGGCGCGGGCGGAGATCCCCTTGTGGGGCCGGCGCCGGCCGAGGAAGGCCCCGGCGGCGCCACTGAACGAGAAGCCCGCGGCCGATGACGATAGTAGCGAGGGCATCGCCAGCCCGGACACCACGCTTGCCTTCCCCGAGGacgacgaggcggcggcgacggacgaCGAGGCCAAGGCCAGCGCACAAGACAAG TGGCCGAGGTGGAGCTATAGGCCACCGAGGTTGCCTATGTCGTGGGTGAGGAGGAGGATGGCGAATGGGAAGCACCGAAGATTGACAACCCCAACTCCCCAAGTGTGA